GGAGAAAAATGGATTTGGGCTGCTGGAAGTTGGGTCACGTTGGGAGCTTGCTATCTTGCTGAAGGAATGCATTTGGGCTTTTGGACCTTTGGGCCTGGCAATCCGTTGGAGGGACTAACATGAGGGAACAAATGAGGGAAATAATGCTTGCTGAGACTTGCTAATTGATGGAGCTGAAGGAGGCGACGTGGCAGGGCATGATTGGCTGGCAGGGAGGCTGGCAGGAAGGCTGACAGGCGGTGGCTCGGCTCGCGCTCGGCTAGGTGGCTCGGCTGGCTGTGGCTTGGAACCGTGGGCCTGGAACCGTGGGCCTCCTTTGGGTTtcaaatgaaacaacaaaaaaaagaagttaactacaataatgtcatttttcaagtttaattcttttcttttcttttttttatattttttcttttaattaggctcaaatgcattataattcatgtaaattaaattaaaactaatattttccatttaaagaatatatcataataaattcaagaaaatattattcaaaacttaatttaatttgaacttaaacttgataaaatgacatcttttgagcactaatcaccaACCCAGCCCAGAACCCCTCCCTGCGCCGTCAACCCCCAGCTAGCCCCGAACCCCTCCCTGCGTCGTCGACCCCTAGCCAGCCCCTCCCTGCACCGTCGACCCGAGCCCAGCCCAGCCCAGCCCAGCCCCGAACCCCTCCCTACGCCATCGAACGAACCTCCCAGCCAGCCCCGAGCCCAGCCCCCTAGCTACCCCCGTCGGCCACCACCCGACCTCCAGCCCcattctcttctctttctttaaGGTTAGATCTGAAAAAATAAACCCTAAACTACTTAATTTTAACTATTAATTAAGTGTGCATATTATGATAGAAATATGCTTATAgtcataattttattaataagATGTATTGGTGAAATGGTAAAGGTTTAACTTAATTTATGGGGCGAGGATTCGAAACTTGGTaacaccatatatatatatatatatttaaaaaaaatcaaatttgtaaAGAATTCTTTTAGGACTCCGCGAGCCCTCAAATAATTCTTTTAGGAAGTCCAAgagatgtatattaaaaaaacaaatcaaacttttaggacatgCATGACTTTTTAGTGTCCTAAAagagtgtttttgtagtagtgctagTATATAAATTCAGAAAGTAGAATAGTTGTATTCTTTAAGGTTTTGTTTGAATAGTGAGACTAAATATGATTAGattgaattaaaaaataatgaagAATGAATGAGTGGATTATTtgtcaaaaataaattataagaaaatatgtTAGATGCATAATGAAAATTTGTTTTTTTACCATGGAAATACATGAAGATGGTGATTGGATTGGAAAAATTATCTCAAATTTTTTAGTAGGAATAAGTTATCCTAAACTAATTAGGGGTCATTTAAGTTGTTAGATTTAGTTTTTTCAATATTCTCTTTAATTTGATTTGTTAACCAAATTACATAGTATAAGTTATTCAATTCTATTCGATCTAATCTCACTTTTCAAACGTTATGGAAATTGGGATTGGATGGGTTATTATATATTGATTCGAGCATATATatttaacaatattaattattaaagaTTAAGTGTAAGTATGGTAGCAAGTAATTAACACTGAGGCATGAAATGAAATGTTTCGTTGAAGATGgcatcctcatcctcatcctcatcctcaaACGATGACTGGTTTGAAGCTGCCGGAGAAGGGAATTTAAAGGTTGTGAAGGATTTGGTTGAAGCCAACCCTGAAATATTGAGAGCAAGACATCCATATACCCAGGAGACGGCTCTCCATATTGCAGCCAGCAACGGACATGTGGATATTGTAGAAGAGTTGGTTTCCAAAATGGAAGAAAAAGATTTAGAAATGAAGGATAATCAGAAATGGACGGCTCTTGCCTCAGCTACAAGGAGTGGAATCACCAGAATTGCCAAGTGTTTGGTTCAAAAGAACAGTAGATTAGTTACCATTTTGTGTGGTCTTGGAGAACATAGTATCCTACCACTTGAATGGGTACTCACCTATGGTCACAAGGACATGGGTCGATATATGTACGCTGTCACGCCAATCGAACAATTGTCCCCGCCACACAACAAGTCACGTGGAGCTAGGGTCCTCCAGATGAGTATAGAGGCGCAATGGTATGGTAAGTAACCCATTAATTaactttaattattattaacaaCACTCACTAGTTAGAATTTAAATAAACAAGAATAAAATCTAGCTAATATTTAACTAAAAgaaccaaaaaaaatatttaaaattaacaaGAATTCACCCATGAGTAGCATTTAAGATTTAAGTAATAAATATCGTTCACTGATAGAATAATTGGTACAAttatagatttatatatatatatatataatgagcaTTATTATTTGATATCATCATATGATATTCAACTAACTATGTAATgtgattaaataaaatatataggaCTGGTAATAAATTACACTAATTACTGTATACTAGATAAAGTAGTCTTGGGCACTGAATCTTACCAATATTTCTAGGTCGCTAGTTCCGCTGAATAATCACAAGTAGTACGTGTTATTCAAAATCAAGAAGAAGAAGTCAAATAGAGTATAACAAATAATCCTCATTTTATTTTCAACAGATGTTGCTTTGCAATTAGTTGAGCATTGCCCAGATCTGGTTGAGGACGGTAATGTCATCTTCTCATTCGCTACTAATAGAGACTTTACTGCCTTTCCGAGTGGATGTCGACTCAAATTTTGGCAGCAATGGATATATGACTACTGTAAGTTgtacatgatttttttttttcgttttttggTATTAATACATATAATGTGAAAAACTACGTACTTCTTAAGTTAATGAATTATAAGATTCGATTTAAACAAGTGAATAAATAATAGGTGCtagaaagtaaagaacacaagtagatttttacaaggttcattGGTAAAAATTAGTTACTTCTTGGGTCACAAAGACAGGagcaaaattattttattatagcaaattttgatttttacaaattataaaatCAACATGCTAATTTGCTAAAGAATAATTTGAAGCTCATAGTAAGATTTACAATTACCCTAAGTTGAGTCTCCCACTCAACTTTCTAAACTTCTAAATCCCTCATAAGAATGATTGAAATCTCTTCAGCACCAAGTCTCAGATAGAAAAGAGAATAAAGACAGAATATACAATTGAATATTTTTATCAGCTCAAAAGATGCTGATGAATTCTTTTCATTTATATAGGCACTTTTCTGCATATTACATTGTATAACAGTAGCCATTACAATTCTTACACGTATTCAATATTACTAACAGAATTGGAATATTGTGTAACAAATTCCTCAAACTCTGTGCAATCATTACAGCTGTGATTTGCCAGGGACCACTAGAGCCTAGAACATTCTGTTGCAGTAAGCATTCTGCTGCATTGCTGGTGCAGGTGGATTTCATGTCTTAACACCACCCCTCAAACGCAGGGGTGATTGATACACTCCAAGTTTGTTGATTAAGAACTGAAATCTCTCAGCTGATAGTCCTTTAGTAAAGCAATCAGCAATCTGGTCTGCAGACGAGACATGTCGAACCTCAAGCTCCTTCTTCAATACTTTGTCCCTAACGAAATGTACGTCAAGTTCGATATGCTTCGTGCGTGCATGATATACTGGATTGGAGGCTAAGGCAGCAGCACTAGCGTTATCACACCATGTCACAGATCTTGCTGCTAGAGGAAAATTCAGTTCTTTCAACAAAGACTCTATCCATGCTATTTCAGCTGATACATGAGCTAGAGCTCTATATTCGGATTCCGTGCTTGATCTTGATACTACGGCTTGTTTCTTTGATGACCAAGAGACTAGTGCATCACCCAAGTAGACACAATATCCAGCAACCGATTTCCTATCATCGGGGCAACATGCCCAGTCCGCATCAGAGTATCCTACTAGACTCAAATGGTCACTTACCCCAATATGCAGTCCATGGTTTGCAGTACCTTTTAAGTACCTTAGGATTCGTTTGGCACCACTCCAGTGACTAGTTGTCGGTTCTTGAAGAAACTGGCTAAGCTTGTTCACAGCATAAGCAATATCAGGCCTTGTATGACACAAGTATTGTAGTGCTCCCATTAAGCTTGGGTTGCTCAATTTTTCTCCATCTAACTTTGAGATCGGTTTTCCAGTTGCAATAGGAGTTGAAGTCGGCTTGAGATTGGTCATTTTGTGTCTCTAAAGTAATTCTTCTATATATTTGGATTGAGTAAGATAAAGGCCAGATTCATCTCTATACACTTCAATACCAAGGAAGTAGTTCAATGGACCAAGATCTTTTAAAACAAAGCTCTTATTCAGCACTTCAGTAAACTGGTTCAGCTTGCTGGAATTATTCCCAGTGACAATAATGTCATCTACATAAATAAGTACCAAAATAATCACTTTGTCTTTGTGGAGAAAAAACAAGGAGTTATCTGCTCTTGAACTTTTGAACTCCCACTGCAGTAAGGTGTTTCTTAGTCTCTCaaaccaagctctaggagcttgcttCAAGCCATAGAGAGACATGTGTAGTTTGCAAACATATTCAGGCCGTTTTGGATCGACAAAGCCTTCCGGTTGACTCATATACACATCCTCTTCCAAGTACCCGTTTAGAAACGCATTATTGATGTCAAGTTGCTTGATAGGCCATTGTTTAGAGACTGCAATTGTAAGTATTACCCGAACTATAGATGCTTTCACAACGGGGCTGAACGTTTCCCTAAACTCAATACCAGGCTGCTGATGGAAACCTTTTGCTACCAGGCGAGCTTTAAACCGCTGGAATGACCCATCGGAGTTGGTCTTTACCTTGAATACCCACTTGTTTCCCACAAGATTATACTGAGTAGATGGTGGAACAAGAGACCACGTTTGGTTGTCCTGAAGGGCTTgaatttcttggttcatggctgaTTTCCACCCCTCAAGGGCAAGTGCTTCAGTGACAGTAGTGGGCTCAAGATGTTGACGACTCCATTTAGAGGCACCCAAATAGACCTTCGGCTTGTAGATGCCTTCCTTCACCCTCGTAATCATGGGGTGAGTAGGgcgtggaggaggaggaggagtcgtGGCACACTCGCTGGAAGAGGAGATCGGCGAATGGGTGCTGGAATGAGAACAGTCCATAGCAGAATCAGCATGTTGAGGCAGAGAAATAGGAGTAAGTGGGCATACCTCAGTAGATGGTGAGGACATGGACGTGCTGACCGAAGGTGGTGCTGCAGAGGACAAAAGAGAGGGGGATGGAGTAGTAGAGCTGGCATGTGTACCTGAAACAGAATCAGTAGAAATAATAACAGAGGGAAATGGGAGATGTACCCAGGAGCCAAAAGAAGAAGTGGATTCAGGTTTGTAATTGTTCAAAAAACCAGCAGAAAATGGAAAATCTTGCTCATTAAACTTAACATCTCGAGATAAGTAGACACGACCCGTAGAACTTAAGCATTTATACCCCTTACAAGACTCACTAAAGCCAAGATTAACACACTTAAGGGGCCGAAACCCAAACTTGTGAGGGAGATAAGGTCGAATATTAGGAAAGCACGTGGAACCAAACACTTTGAGGGAGTGATAGTCAGGAACTTTGTTAAACAAGACCTCAAATGGAGAGATATTGTGCAGAACAGGTGTAGGGAGTCGATTGATGAGGTAGACAGCAGCTTGAAAGGCATCAACCCAAAATTTTAGGGGCATGGAAGCTTGAGCTAAGAGTGTGAGCCCCATTTCGACAATATGCCGATGTTTGCGCTCGGCGCTCCCATTTTGCGCCGAGGTATGGGGACAGGAATGTTGAAAATGGATGCCCTTGTCATGAAGATTTTTGGTAAAGGAGACAAATTCGCCTCCCCAATCTGACCTTATTGTTTTGATGCACCTATCAAATTGACATGTAGAGAAGCTAACACTTGTTTCATGACCCTAGATGAGGGGTGGCCCAAACGTTGGTGCCAAACACTACCCAGAACAGACCTATTTTCATTAACTTTTGACTTAGGTACATTAGAAGAGGAAACAGTAGAAACGCCAGCAAAGTGTTGAAAAGCAGAGGGTTGAGGAGCAGTTTGGGAGGGAATGGAGGTAGTGTCTAGGTGATACAATCCATCTTTAAGTGTCCCGTGCAGCAGCACCTTCTTTGTGTCCTTGTCCTTCACAAAACAACACTTAGAATGAAACTCCATTAGTACATTATTATCCAAGGTAAGTTGTGACACACTAATAAGATTTTTGGCTATTTTGGGCACATGAAGCAAGTTGTTGAGCAATAATGGTTGAGCAGAATTTGTAGAAATACATCCAGAGCCAATATGAGAGATTGAAAGCATATTACCATCACCAATTGTGAGTTTCTCCTTACCACCATAAGGTGTGTGAACGGTCAGATTGTCAAGATTGGAAGTGAGATGTGTTGATGCTCCACTATCGGCGAACCATGCTCCATGATCAATGACCTCCGGGGTGGCCACAAAAGCATGATAACGAACTGTCGAAGGCAGCTGCACCAGTGGCGGTGGCGCCGGAGGCACTCTGTGCTGGAGTCTGATCAGGTCCAGGAGTCGTCATGACGGGGTGGCCGGTGGACAGGCGACTGATACCAAGATAGAAAAGAGAATAAAGACAGAATATACGATTGAATATTTTTATCAGCTCAAAAGATGCTGATGAATTCTTTTCATTTATATAGGCACTTTTCTGCATATTACATTGTATAACAGTAGCCATTACAATTCTTACACGTATTCAATATTACTAACAGAATTGGAATATTGTGTAACAAATTCCTCAAACTCTGTGCAATCATTACAACTATGATTTGCCAGGGACCACTAGCGCCTAGAACATTCTGTTGCAGTAAGCATTCTGCTGCATTGCTGGTGCAGGTGGATTTCATGTCTTAACAGTCTCTAAAATCCATGCAGAACTCCCAGAACATATCCCTCTGTTCATCACTCAATAGAATCAGAAAACTTGAAACATTAACAAAAAAACCTGCAACAAAAAGGTTAGAGAGAAAATAACAAGAACCAACAAAACTCTCTGCAACAATGAAAATGATTAGATCAACTACCAAGATCTAAAAACAACCAGTATATATAAGCAGGTAGTAATTCTAAGAGAAACTCCTATAATAACAAACTAAACACAATTAGTTAAACCCAAACTAAAAAACGATTCCAAGTGAAACCATGAAATCTCCAATCAATACATAACTCAGATGCATCTAAGATCATGATTTGCCAAATAATAACACCTGCAGAAAAACATAAGTTGTGTTTGGTAagatttttgtttttgaattttttaaacacaaaaatagaaatattatttttatttttgtttctttatttttaaaaaataaaaatatgtttgataactatttttgttttttgtttttaaaaacaaaaaataataaatacgtttgataacttttatttttattttttcttaacaATATAacatgaggtgttgatttgaataagagaaaaaaaaaacgaaaagtaaaaaatggtttaaaaaaattttgaaagtgaaactTTTTGtattcaaaatttaatgaattttaattaaatttttttaaaaataataaataaaaatagaattgtcaaacactattttatgtttaatttttaaaattttaactaattaaataaaaaactatttttttaagagTTACCAAACAACTCTTTAGTTATtacataatgttttttttttcttctctaaacCTAAAGTACTTTTTCTATTTCCAAATTTAAACGTTTTAAACAGTATAATTACTTGATAAGACTTATAAATAAAGGATTCCAAAGATATCCAAACACACATATAACTTATCCAATACTGTTAACAAAGCATAATTTGGTTAAATAATGTATAAATTAATTTGTATTGGGAATTTGAACCTCCTCCAACATTAAGTTGATTACCAAACAACAAATACATCAAAGATTAAAACAcaaaaacaagaaaagaaaaacaaacaattaGATTTTCTAGGTCGTTTTAGCTTCAACTATCAAACCAGTCCCCATATCTACAACATTCATGTGTTTTCTTTCATATTTATAAAATTCTAATTCAATCAAGTAAGATAAGAGAAGTAActcatatttatataaaaataaattacataggcacacaataatataataaattattttaatataataagtCTCAAGAAATATGGTGTTGAAAATATTTATCAGAATATgagtgtatttattattattattcttatatAAATGTACGTATTAATATTCTTACACAATCATTTCTAATAATAATATATCTCACTCATTTTCTCTCCGAATAGGTATTGACATACCAAAAAATGTTGATGCCAAAAGTGACATTCGTATAAATGTCCCGACCATAGAAGATAGCCAAAGTTCGAAAAGCAGTGAGATATTTAATATATTTCTTATTCATTTTGggtattatttattattagaatattataattaaaaCTAGGGGAATAGTAAGGTAGGTCATTTTCAGGGGGACGTATTAATatgtttattttcatttttttagtaCATAGATATTGTAGCTCAaatttccaattttttttatatgatatgatattgtacattgtagttatagagGACTTCCccaaattttcaataaattttagACAATTTAGTGTATCGAAATCAAAATTCAAATAGCTTATTGCACgcgtatatgtttatgattttatatgtaCATGCAACAAGTTGTTTGAATCTTGTTTCCGACTttctaaattattcataattttttaaaaaaatttgtggGAGATCTCTTATAAATATATAACTATATAATGTAtaacatcatataaaaaaaaattaaaaaattatgaacaaaaaagaataaagaactaCCGGTAGATTCTCTTGAAATGATCTATTACAGTCTCTCCCTATTTAACTATAGGAGTAAATCAACCTATTTCATTAATTAGTGTTTCATCTATCGTTAATATATATCTTGTATTATTCTCTAGGTACATTTCAACAGCGTTTTGCTTCAGTTCTCCTTAAAATTCTAGGTACAAATTCTTCAATCATAGAAATTAAATTCAATCAAATGACTGTCGTAATTTGTGCAATTTTCTAGCTATAAAGGTATAATTCAGATGTTCTATATAGATATAAGTAATCATCTCTCTCTATCTATACCTATACCTATACCTATAGGAATAAAGAGGATACAAGAAATGAAATTAAGGCATCATTACTCGTCGAGATTGCTAAAAAGCATCTGCCAAGAGATAAAAACTTTACACAGGGTGAATGGAAGGGTCTCAGTATATCCGGCCTTTTACAAATCTGCCGAAGAAGGAGTCGTTGATATCTTTGTTGGTTTAGCAAAGACAAATCCTCAACTTGTGCTTTATTATAATGTTGAAGGGAGGAATGTTTTCATGGCAGCAATTGAATATCGGCAACCACAAATTTATTGCCTTATGCATGGGGTTTCTACAAGAAAAGTAACGATAGCATCGGTGGATTGTGCACTTAATACCATGCTACACATGGCTGGATTGTTGGCCCCTTCTAATCAACTTAACAAAATCCCTGGTGCCGCATTGCAAATGCAAAGTGAGCTACAATGGTTTAAGGTACGTATTGGCTATTGCATTTACCATATAATATAGACCTCGATCGATCATGAAACACATATGTTATATCATCATATGAAatgatttatatatttataaatgtagGAAATTGAGTCAATTACTTTGCCGAAACATTTATATTATAAGAACCGTGATGGACTGACACCACGAGAGCTGTTTACGAAAGAAcacaaagagttgatgaaagatgGAGAAACTTGGATGAAAGACACAGCGAGTTCTTGCAGTCTGGTAGGCTCTCTCATCGCTACCATAATGTTTGCTGTAGCTTTCACTGTTCCGGGAGGCAACGACCAAAACACAGGCTTTCCAATGTTTTTACACAAAAAGTTATTTAAGATTTTCATAATATCGGATGCTATATCACTCTTCTCGGCCACAGCCTCGGTGTTAATGTTTTTGGGAATGCTTACATCGCGTTATGCAGAAGATGATTTCCTCAAATCCTTGCCCACAAAGATAGTGATAGGCCTTCTTACACTTTTCATATCTATCGCAACAATGACAATCGCATTTTGTGCTGCCCTTTTAATTGTGTTCAGCAAAGACTCTGCGTTTATCGTTACTCTCTTCTTGCTTGCTGGACTTCCGATTACTTTGTTTGGGTGGATGCAGTTTCCTCTTCTTGTACAGATTGTCAATTCCACCTATGGACCAAGCATTTTTAACCGGAATGTTAAACGCTGGTTGTAGCTAGGTTCCTtttatgtgtgtgtgtgcacATGAAAACAAATTACATTTAGTTTTCATTTTCCATTTCAAGTATTGATCATTACCGGTGCAATGACACTCTTGTACTATTTATTTTAAAGAGAATTGACTTTCTATGTTTGGAAATAaaattatatctatatatattgcTACTTCTTTTAGAAGATATTTAGTGTataaatgtaaaagaaaatattatgtATGCAGATATATATACAATTGGTAATGAAAATTCTCCAACGAATCAAAATATTTTCATCTGCTCTACAAGACTATTTTGACATTCCACGCTGTCTTCAGATTTTCACAATATACAtgcttaaaatataaattttctcaAGAAAACAAAGATGCATATGATATTTACGGATATTTCATGTACCACTGCAAAATATCCATTTTTGTGTCAACTTTTTCACCCCAGTCAAAATTGTTAACCAAAAATATGGGAACATGGAGATTTTAAGCGTCGGTCTTAAAACAACACTTAAAAACTCTATGTTTTGAGCATTAGTCAATAATTGATACTATATGAACaagagtgttgttatttgacaccttaaggtgttcaacaccacatgaggtgacAACCTATGGTTTATTAGCGATAtcacataatatttattaaattcaaatgtgtggGACCCGATATTGAATTGCACCAATAATGATACGCTATCTCATTATGGTATTGGGCACTAGTGGTGCCCCTTAACAATTCTCTATGAACAAAGGGTATATTTAGTTGGACTTTAACTTTAGTTTTTAGCTTATTATAAGAAGCTATTCTTTAAGAAGATATTGATGCTAGCTCATTTTAAAACAACTTTTTAGAGCTAAAAGCTAAAATACATTGAAAACTCAAGTTGGCATCACTTGTGCTTGCTAATGGGCACCATTGGTGCTCAACACCACAAGAATGTGGCATATCACTATTGGTGCAATTTAATATTGGGTcccatttatttgaatttaataaatattatggggTATTGCTAACCAATCATAGAGTGCCACCTTATGTAGTGTTGGACATATTAAAgtgtcaaataacaacactcttttaCTTTGAGCTTCTCAAAAAGTTCTTAGAGAAGTTCCAAAGAGTTGCTTAAGAAATAGTTTTTTTTACTAAAAAGATAAAGTAGATAGTAAATCCAACCCAGCTTTAAAATTGATTGTTAAATTCTTTTATTCTTAAAAGTGTATTTAAGCCTAGCCTACCAAAGCTTCAAGAAAAAATTACATACATCATCTTAAATcatcaaaaaaaattgaaatatatggTGCATATTTTTTATACAATACTTTATTTGAAATATacgaatttaattaaaaaaaattatactgatctaatttttattctttcaacTCACGTGTTTTTCTCTTTTCATTTGTAAACCCTCTTTCTCTCTCCACCATTCATTCTCAATCCCTCTCTCCTCTGTTTGTTCCTCCTTTTTTTTTCTAGCCTCGCCTTTCAAGTTTCATCTCTACCTACTCACCATTTTTGTTGGTTTTGTGTTTGAATCATTGGTTTTCAAGTTTTTGGATTTGTCCTAAAATGGCAATCACGTGATTAGGGTTTGGATCCCCTTCTTCTAAAGAACCTCCCATTACTTCTTCAAGTAGTGCTAAAAAAATGAAGAGGAAAGCTCTTCTCTCTCAAATGAAAAGTGAAAATCAACTGCAAAAAGCATAAGTTAAGTCTACAATTGTTGCTGCTAGTAAGAGAATGGATCGAAACTCATATATCAATATATTGAAGGTTGCTCCATTGTTGATATTGAAgattttgttttataattttgacttgtttaatttattaatctttgATAAGTTTTCCATTCGATGATAGATTATCGACAAGCTTTGTTTTATATTCTAGCGATAGTATTTAGTTTTGTGTTTTAGAATGTTATTCCTCTGTTTTAGCTTCATGATTTTGCTAATTATATTGGGGTTTTTAAATTTTAGATTAATATGATTTCACGCACTATAAGAAATTATGGTTTTTGTGGGGATGAATTTCGCCGCAAATAGTATTTGTGATGAAAATTTGCCGCAAATACTTCGTCACAAAATTATCATCGTAAATACCATTATTTTCTGCAAAAAAAATGTCCGCCACAAATAACCTCATTATTTGTGGCGAAAAAATCGCCGCAAATATCAATATACCCGTCGCAAATAATTTTGGGTTTTTTCATAATTGATTCTTATTTGCAgcgaaaatttaaaataatttaccgCAAAGTCATTTTATTCATCGCAAATAATGGCTGATTTGTCTTGTCTGACTCTTATTTGCGGCGAATAATTCGCCGCAAATAGTGtaacagaaataaaaaataaaaaaaattcaaatttcatatatataataaattttaaaattagaattgtagtctcaattaattgatacaAAAATAGACCATACAATCTAATATTGATAATTGTCTTAATAgtattaaaacaaataaacactACTATTTATATAACTATATAATCTATCCTAAGTTGATCGCATCATCATCGTCACTGTCATCTGGAAACTGAATGGCTGGGGACAGTGGAGATCGTGGTGGAGGTGTTGATGAAGACCGCACAATTTCTAAATGTAGATTGAGGCGAGACTAGCAATGGAACATGTGTTGGTGCGTCATCTCCGAACATTTTAtttactaatattttattttttaattgtttataattaaattttgttaaatatgaattttttagtttttttgcttattatttttttaacttatattagtactaaaatctaattttattaattatttgatttgttaattatttataattaaattttattaaatattatttttttagtttttcattatttttattatatttctttaaatgttaaattttaattttattataaaagtgtaattttaataaattattta
This genomic interval from Humulus lupulus chromosome 8, drHumLupu1.1, whole genome shotgun sequence contains the following:
- the LOC133797872 gene encoding uncharacterized protein LOC133797872 translates to MASSSSSSSSNDDWFEAAGEGNLKVVKDLVEANPEILRARHPYTQETALHIAASNGHVDIVEELVSKMEEKDLEMKDNQKWTALASATRSGITRIAKCLVQKNSRLVTILCGLGEHSILPLEWVLTYGHKDMGRYMYAVTPIEQLSPPHNKSRGARVLQMSIEAQWYDVALQLVEHCPDLVEDGNVIFSFATNRDFTAFPSGCRLKFWQQWIYDYCIDIPKNVDAKSDIRINVPTIEDSQSSKSSTFQQRFASVLLKILGIKRIQEMKLRHHYSSRLLKSICQEIKTLHRVNGRVSVYPAFYKSAEEGVVDIFVGLAKTNPQLVLYYNVEGRNVFMAAIEYRQPQIYCLMHGVSTRKVTIASVDCALNTMLHMAGLLAPSNQLNKIPGAALQMQSELQWFKEIESITLPKHLYYKNRDGLTPRELFTKEHKELMKDGETWMKDTASSCSLVGSLIATIMFAVAFTVPGGNDQNTGFPMFLHKKLFKIFIISDAISLFSATASVLMFLGMLTSRYAEDDFLKSLPTKIVIGLLTLFISIATMTIAFCAALLIVFSKDSAFIVTLFLLAGLPITLFGWMQFPLLVQIVNSTYGPSIFNRNVKRWL